A portion of the Drosophila sechellia strain sech25 chromosome 2R, ASM438219v1, whole genome shotgun sequence genome contains these proteins:
- the LOC6615825 gene encoding putative transcription factor SOX-14 → MIAKPNQATTEPPLSLRPGTVPTVPATTPARPATITIQRRHPAPKADSPPHTLPPFSPSPSPASSPSPSPAPAQTPGAQKTQSQPAITHPAAVASPSAPVAAAAPKTPKTPEPRSTHTHNHTHSQRFNPPPPESEMDGERSPSHSGHEMTLSMNGIDSSPVFGSARVPVNSSTPYSDATRTKKHSPGHIKRPMNAFMVWSQMERRKICERTPDLHNAEISKELGRRWQLLSKDDKQPYISEAEKLRKLHMIEYPNYKYRPQKKQTRSPGSLKTNQDADGCEARNDTPNNNNSLTTLAINGTTTAGRKSKRSTSTCQSGSASKRLRNDSGDISSKPKYEVKMESAEQLNSADIILPSADNLLSYQSSEYLPLSTHSTADCDEKLHSELSSGPLEPRENLSEVVNRFLPLFLGGNEDSQLGVSSLAQSQHNQSDPTAGLMDNISDISPINDREELTEEVMRYLPYLEVNPSSDGLTLKVESSSLLDNPLNEPVFDSEDNIVNDANLHSASHQIPPYVPDSHDCFAEDCGGDSSSHQVEFEVVRPQTVTMTMTCTLPYGGPDAGHTTFQADDFNAIPSAAEDSECSILTSSNSPQIGFNGSSFVEADAIGSTCTYAQQDYTGSVIETHNDLNYAAHDNNGALLAYTFEDLPPQPTGSHLEFNTNKYEFASYYKM, encoded by the exons ATGATAGCTAAGCCCAACCAGGCCACCACCGAACCACCATTGAGCTTGCGCCCCGGAACAGTGCCAACGGTTCCAGCAACCACCCCAGCCAGACCAGCGACCATCACCATCCAGCGAAGGCATCCAGCCCCGAAAGCGGACTCACCACCCCACACTTTGCCACCGTTCTCGCCTTCGCCTTCGCCAGCGTCGTCGCCTTCGCCATCGCCAGCGCCAGCGCAAACGCCTGGAGCACAAAAAACACAAAGCCAGCCAGCTATTACTCATCCAGCGGCTGTGGCTTCGCCTTCCGCGcctgttgctgcagctgcaccGAAGACCCCCAAGACCCCGGAACCCCGGAGTACCCACACCCACAATCACACTCACAGCCAGCGCTTCAACCCCCCTCCACCCGAATCCGAAATGGACGGCGAAAGATCTCCGAGCCACAGCGGCCATGAAATGACACTGAGCATGAACGGCATCGATTCCAGCCCGGTGTTCGGATCTGCACGGGTTCCTGTCAACTCCAGCACCCCGTACTCGGATGCGACTCGA ACCAAGAAACATTCGCCCGGCCATATCAAGCGACCCATGAACGCCTTCATGGTGTGGAGCCAGATGGAGCGGCGCAAGATCTGCGAGCGGACCCCCGACCTGCACAACGCGGAGATCTCCAAGGAGCTGGGCCGCCGCTGGCAGCTGCTCAGCAAGGACGACAAGCAGCCGTACATCAGCGAGGCGGAGAAGCTGCGCAAGCTGCACATGATCGAGTATCCGAACTACAAGTACAGGCCGCAGAAGAAGCAGACGCGCTCCCCGGGATCGCTGAAGACCAACCAGGACGCGGACGGCTGCGAAGCCAGAAATGACAcgcccaacaacaacaactcacTGACCACCCTTGCAATTAATGGAACCACCACTGCCGgccgcaaaagcaaaagatCTACCTCTACATGTCAATCGGGTTCCGCTTCGAAACGATTGAGGAACGACTCGGGTGATATCTCCTCCAAGCCTAAGTACGAAGTTAAGATGGAGTCTGCTGAGCAGCTCAACTCCGCGGATATTATACTACCCTCAGCCGATAATCTGTTAAGCTACCAATCGTCTGAATACTTACCTCTAAGCACGCACAGCACCGCCGACTGCGACGAGAAGCTGCACTCCGAGCTGAGCTCGGGTCCGCTGGAGCCGCGGGAGAACCTGTCGGAGGTTGTCAACCGCTTCCTGCCGCTCTTCCTCGGCGGCAACGAGGACTCGCAGCTGGGGGTCAGCTCCCTGGCGCAGAGCCAACACAACCAGTCGGATCCCACCGCAGGACTGATGGACAACATCTCCGACATCAGCCCCATCAACGACCGCGAGGAGCTGACCGAGGAGGTGATGCGCTACCTGCCCTACCTGGAGGTGAATCCCTCGAGCGACGGGCTCACCCTCAAGGTGGAGTCGTCCAGCCTGCTGGACAATCCGCTCAACGAGCCCGTCTTCGACTCCGAAGACAACATTGTGAACGACGCCAACTTGCACTCGGCCAGCCATCAAATACCTCCATATGTGCCTGACAGCCACGACTGCTTCGCGGAGGACTGCGGCGGCGACAGCTCCTCGCACCAGGTGGAGTTCGAGGTGGTGCGGCCCCAGACGGTGACCATGACCATGACCTGCACGCTGCCCTACGGCGGACCGGACGCTGGGCACACCACATTCCAGGCCGACGACTTCAACGCGATCCCGTCGGCCGCCGAGGACAGCGAGTGCAGCATTCTGACCAGCTCCAACTCGCCGCAGATCGGCTTCAACGGGAGCAGCTTCGTGGAGGCGGACGCCATCGGGAGCACTTGTACATACGCGCAACAAGACTACACCGGAAGTGTAATTGAAACACACAATGATCTCAACTACGCCGCACACGATAACAACGGAGCTCTGCTAGCCTACACATTTGAGGACTTGCCGCCTCAGCCAACCGGTAGTCATTTAGAGTTTAACACTAACAAGTACGAGTTTGCAAGTTATTATAAAATGTGA
- the LOC6615823 gene encoding anaphase-promoting complex subunit 2, which translates to MCDFDALWADVLRIFPVLGGANAISNDPVEENVFQNVRQHLMMLGSIDTFAALVDLEIQSTIRNVLVPKFWKHIHDCLVSSKLQGWINDQALAIEALPDKNGLFTKFIDAINELHDSFQSLMQVKPRLIQLVGAETKPAGKTVKLMQEDGIKNSLRDCLLAQLPPNFSVVVGAFYWVHFKLFTKASNLALTTVDSDVFDELLCVGCNFEAEQCCCQRLTNMVNKTNMKLFEMNLIDRLTGSALTALIKLKIKEHISDTCMGIFDRSHLKQLETWLSDVIMSWLTNIFTEWKSKDSITDIEVPESVKSFKVKLTYFMYETFAQSVIGQFFSIIIDYPDSIPAIDDLKICMEKIDMRVYLTESLRSSLEARILHPGVNTMDILTGYVAAIKAIRHLDSTGVILEMVTAPIKDYLRKRNDTVRRVVTGLTEEGPTDLSEELAKGETIKECKDSGTDEFSNWENWQPDPFGIDASIMQYNSSRKMRSADIISMVVDIYGSKELFMTEYRNLMADRLLAQLDFNSEKEIRNLELLKIRFGESLLHSCEVMLKDVTDSKRINAHIHSDGDRTDNQLFDISSLIVSAQFWPSFNKESLQLPEEIENEFKKYTKAFEAYKGNRTLNWRTVTGRVNIEIEIGDRTMEMVVSPILAVIIYHFQNKNEWAIEDLSSITKVPASALRRRLSFWQNHGLISETTPGIFTLLEKESEKSQYEDMSLAEADEEDLESAMASASDQREEELQVFWSYIVGMLTNLDSMPIDRIHQMLKLFASHSGGVEFTQDELKHFLQRKVREHKLIFSGGVYQLAK; encoded by the exons ATGTGCGACTTTGACGCCTTGTGGGCGGATGTATTGAGAATCTTTCCGGTTTTGGGTGGAGCG AACGCTATATCCAATGATCCGGTTGAGGAGAATGTATTCCAAAATGTTCGCCAGCACCTGATGATGTTGGGCAGCATAGACACCTTCGCGGCGCTTGTGGACCTGGAAATCCAGTCGACCATTCGGAATGTCCTGGTGCCGAAGTTCTGGAAGCACATCCACGACTGCTTGGTCTCGTCTAAATTGCAGGGCTGGATTAACGACCAAGCTCTGGCCATAGAAGCACTGCCCGATAAGAACGGACTGTTCACAAAGTTCATCGACGCCATCAATGAGCTGCATGACAGCTTTCAGAGCCTGATGCAGGTGAAGCCCAGGCTGATCCAGCTAGTTGGAGCTGAGACAAAGCCCGCCGGAAAGACGGTGAAGCTCATGCAGGAGGATGGCATTAAGAACAGCTTAAGGGACTGCTTGCTGGCTCAACTACCACCCAATTTCAGTGTGGTCGTTGGGGCCTTCTACTGGGTGCACTTTAAGCTCTTCACCAAGGCCTCAAATCTCGCCTTGACCACAGTTG ACTCTGATGTGTTCGATGAGCTCCTCTGCGTTGGCTGCAACTTCGAAGCAGAGCAATGCTGCTGCCAAAGGCTGACGAATATGGTTAACAAGACGAACATGAAGCTCTTTGAGATGAATCTCATAGACCGTCTAACTGGGAGTGCTCTAACCGCTCTCATCAAGCTCAAAATCAAGGAGCACATCAGCGACACATGCATGGGAATCTTCGACAGAAGTCATCTTAAGCAACTGGAAACT TGGCTATCGGATGTTATAATGTCGTGGCTCACAAATATATTCACGGAATGGAAGTCTAAGGACAGCATAACCGATATCGAAGTTCCCGAGTCTGTAAAATCCTTCAAAGTCAAACTGACTTACTTTATGTACGAAACTTTTGCCCAAAGCGTTATTGGTCAGTTCTTCAGCATTATAATTG aCTATCCAGATTCCATTCCGGCTATAGATGACTTAAAGATTTGCATGGAGAAAATCGATATGCGAGTCTACCTCACTGAATCCCTTAGGAGCTCCCTAGAGGCAAGGATTCTGCATCCTGGAGTCAACACCATGGATATATTAACGGGTTACGTGGCAGCCATCAAAGCTATTCGCCATCTGGATAGTACCGGAGTCATCTTAGAGATGGTAACGGCTCCAATCAAAGATTACCTGCGGAAACGAAACGACACAGTGCGACGCGTAGTCACTGGGCTGACTGAAGAGGGGCCCACTGACTTGTCCGAGGAACTCGCCAAGGGAGAAACAATTAAGGAATGCAAGGACTCGGGTACCGATGAGTTCAGCAACTGGGAAAATTGGCAACCGGATCCGTTTGGTATAGATGCTAGCATTATGCAGTACAACAGCTCGCGGAAGATGAGATCGGCCGACATTATATCGATGGTTGTAGACATATACGGCAGTAAGGAGTTGTTCATGACAGAGTATCGCAATCTAATGGCGGACAGACTGCTGGCCCAGTTAGATTTCAATTCCGAAAAGGAAATCCGAAATCTGGAACTGCTGAAGATCCGCTTTGGCGAATCGCTGCTGCACAGCTGCGAGGTGATGTTGAAAGACGTAACCGACTCCAAGCGTATTAACGCACACATCCACAGCGATGGCGACCGAACTGACA ATCAGTTGTTCGACATCTCCTCTCTGATTGTTTCTGCCCAGTTTTGGCCGTCCTTCAATAAAGAGAGCCTCCAACTTCCTGAGGAGATTGAGAATGAGTTCAAGAAGTACACCAAGGCCTTCGAGGCGTACAAGGGCAACCGTACGCTCAACTGGCGTACAGTGACGGGTCGTGTAAATATTGAAATCGAGATCGGGGATCGGACCATGGAAATGGTTGTGAGCCCCATTTTGGCGGTTATTATATACCACTTTCAAAATAAGA ATGAATGGGCTATCGAGGATCTTAGTTCCATTACGAAAGTTCCAGCATCTGCACTGCGGCGTCGTCTCAGTTTTTGGCAAAACCACGGGTTGATCTCGGAAACGACCCCCGGAATATTCACGCTGCTGGAAAAGGAATCGGAGAAGTCTCAGTACGAGGACATGAGTCTGGCAGAAGCTGACGAAGAGGATTTGGAATCCGCAATGGCTTCTGCCAGCGATCAAAGGGAAGAAGAACTCCAA GTTTTTTGGTCCTATATTGTTGGAATGCTCACGAATCTGGACTCCATGCCAATTGACCGAATCCACCAGATGCTAAAGCTGTTCGCCTCCCACAGCGGCGGAGTGGAGTTTACTCAGGATGAGCTGAAACACTTTCTGCAGCGAAAAGTCAGGGAGCACAAGCTAATATTCTCGGGTGGAGTTTATCAATTGGCCAAATAA
- the LOC6615824 gene encoding uncharacterized protein LOC6615824, whose product MSKFQALMCVLFDPFLFVLRLIANMSSPIYEQYRFGPSRPLSSGSRTLWKPNKVHQEAPEVKPLEVPEDLRIPTLQPDPLNPLATMMSFKLMAMDVVTQMQTALHKCVNAQSPPGARMAGIELDALRRCVPSSCYFFIDLHPHHGFKETAEECPTSQASSDRNNNAGCSQGSTPKSSLQRQRSISECSEDSFICFEDDAEQADEDVEEDEDDDDDDSSVQFTACGEDEDTEELKVCQCSDDSSTPVKKVRFNMKPEVHVMLTWDYAYRAARKSEWQVMARDRDRFQQRIRRISPILNAVLTPVHRERVYQARFLHED is encoded by the exons ATGTCGAAATTTCAAGCCCTTATGTGCGTGCTGTTTGACCCCTTCCTCTTTGTTCTCCGCCTGATTGCAAACATGAGTTCCCCTATCTACGAGCAATATCGGTTCGGGCCGTCACGTCCCCTCTCCTCTGGATCACGTACACTGTGGAAGCCAAACAAGGTGCATCAGGAAGCACCCGAGGTCAAACCGCTCGAGGTCCCCGAGGACTTAAGGATCCCAACCCTGCAGCCAGACCCCCTAAATCCGCTGGCCACCATGATGTCCTTCAAGTTAATGGCCATGGACGTAGTAACTCAAATGCAGACCGCCCTGCACAAGTGCGTCAACGCCCAGAGTCCGCCGGGCGCCAGGATGGCGGGAATCGAGTTGGACGCCTTGCGGCGTTGCGTGCCGTCCTCGTGCTACTTCTTTATTGACCTGCATCCGCACCACGGCTTTAAGGAAACCGCGGAGGAGTGCCCCACTAGTCAAGCCTCCAGTGACCGGAACAACAACGCTGGCTGTTCGCAAGGATCGACTCCCAAGAGCTCCTTGCAGCGGCAGCGTAGTATTTCCGAGTGCAGTGAGGACAGCTTCATTTGCTTTGAGGACGACGCAGAGCAGGCGGATGAGGATGTCGAGGAAGAcgaggatgatgatgacgacgacagCAGCGTGCAGTTTACAGCATGCGGTGAGGATGAGGATACCGAGGAGCTAAAGGTCTGCCAGTGCAGCGACGACAGCTCGACTCCTGTCAAGAAG GTTCGTTTCAACATGAAACCCGAAGTTCACGTAATGCTCACCTGGGACTACGCTTATCGGGCTGCCAGGAAGAGCGAATGGCAGGTAATGGCGCGGGATCGGGATCGCTTTCAGCAGCGGATTCGACGGATTTCACCCATTCTCAACGCCGTCCTGACCCCAGTTCACCGAGAACGTGTCTACCAAGCTCGATTCTTGCACGAGGACTAG